A window of Jannaschia sp. M317 contains these coding sequences:
- a CDS encoding GNAT family N-acetyltransferase, with amino-acid sequence MTEDRIITAGRWRVRLTGSENADAALALRARVFRGGACDRDAFDARARHLVVEDGARTLACARLQLQRRAEVGAGYSAQYYDLQKFSAAFPRALEVGRICLAPEVTSPDVLRLLLATLAQLVLEARAAVLFGCASFPLAEASLDGLTDRLAPAEWAPGRKASEVRALTGTGPMPPLLRSYLALGARVSDHGVVDRDLGTVHVFTALPIAAIPPNRARLLTGMLDAV; translated from the coding sequence GTGACCGAAGATCGCATCATCACTGCCGGTCGCTGGCGCGTGCGCCTGACCGGGTCCGAGAACGCGGACGCCGCGCTGGCCCTGCGGGCGCGTGTTTTTCGGGGCGGGGCCTGTGACCGGGATGCCTTTGATGCGCGGGCGCGGCATCTGGTCGTCGAAGACGGGGCCCGGACCTTGGCCTGCGCCCGGCTGCAACTGCAACGCCGGGCCGAGGTCGGCGCGGGATATTCCGCGCAATACTATGATCTGCAAAAGTTTTCCGCCGCGTTCCCCCGCGCGTTGGAGGTGGGCCGCATCTGCCTTGCGCCCGAGGTGACATCGCCGGATGTGCTCCGCCTGCTTTTGGCGACGCTGGCTCAGTTGGTCCTGGAGGCGCGGGCCGCCGTTCTGTTTGGTTGCGCGTCCTTCCCGTTGGCAGAGGCGTCGCTGGATGGGCTGACGGATCGGTTGGCCCCGGCGGAATGGGCACCGGGGCGCAAGGCATCCGAGGTGCGCGCGTTGACCGGGACAGGGCCGATGCCGCCGCTGCTGCGGTCCTATCTGGCCCTTGGTGCGCGGGTGTCGGACCACGGGGTCGTGGACCGGGATCTGGGCACCGTCCATGTCTTTACCGCCCTGCCGATCGCGGCGATTCCGCCGAACCGGGCACGCCTGTTGACGGGAATGCTGGACGCGGTCTGA
- a CDS encoding MerR family transcriptional regulator has protein sequence MTRAPEKSDGAFRTIREVADWLTVPTHVLRFWESKFDQIAPVKGAGGRRYYRPEDMRLLGGIKVMLHDQGLTIRAVSQKIEDDGVDPVMALSPELEMPEQPIQRTRRVIRQGEDDGPAKVVPLRDAGSVAPVAPPAAPVEIAKEPPSSPAEVMPEQPDAPAPDTMESAPAPAIEDPLPEAPAPEPETLDEAPVDTPEAPLPDAPADAPETVTHAPDPEPEPEPEPEPEPETPAPPPEDTQPADPVAEPAQVVDAVVPPPMPTLRALRLARAARTVSDPDRMRLRRVIRRYRALCDEISDDLAEHRTDR, from the coding sequence TTGACTCGTGCTCCGGAAAAATCCGACGGTGCGTTTCGCACCATTCGCGAGGTTGCCGACTGGCTGACCGTGCCGACGCATGTCCTGCGGTTCTGGGAATCGAAGTTCGACCAGATCGCGCCCGTCAAGGGCGCAGGCGGTCGGCGCTATTACCGGCCCGAGGACATGCGCCTGCTGGGTGGCATCAAAGTGATGCTGCACGATCAGGGGCTGACGATCCGCGCCGTCAGCCAAAAGATCGAGGACGACGGGGTCGACCCCGTGATGGCCTTGTCGCCAGAGCTCGAGATGCCAGAACAGCCGATCCAGCGCACGCGCCGCGTCATCCGCCAAGGGGAAGATGACGGCCCGGCCAAGGTCGTGCCGCTGCGCGACGCCGGATCCGTGGCACCGGTCGCCCCCCCCGCGGCGCCGGTCGAGATCGCCAAGGAACCGCCAAGTTCCCCAGCCGAGGTCATGCCCGAGCAACCGGACGCGCCCGCGCCCGACACCATGGAAAGCGCGCCTGCCCCGGCCATCGAAGATCCCTTGCCCGAGGCCCCCGCACCGGAACCCGAAACGCTGGACGAAGCGCCGGTCGACACGCCCGAGGCCCCCCTGCCCGACGCGCCCGCCGACGCGCCGGAAACAGTGACCCACGCCCCCGATCCAGAGCCTGAGCCTGAGCCTGAGCCTGAGCCTGAGCCTGAAACGCCCGCCCCGCCGCCCGAGGACACGCAACCTGCGGATCCGGTGGCCGAACCTGCGCAGGTGGTCGACGCCGTGGTCCCGCCGCCGATGCCGACGCTGCGGGCCTTGCGATTGGCGCGTGCGGCAAGAACCGTGTCCGACCCGGACCGGATGCGTCTGCGGCGCGTGATCCGACGCTATCGCGCGCTGTGCGACGAAATTTCCGACGACCTTGCGGAGCATCGGACGGACCGGTGA
- a CDS encoding cupin domain-containing protein, which produces MGSDRYLLRAADIAAMEGVQKTHFINPAAKRVNKSLGDATGLTGLGIHLIEVQPGDETTACHVHYHEDEAVYVLSGTATARIGDDTHAIGPGDFIGYRAGGLAHTIVNTGAEVLRCLVIGQRLAHDVADYVDLDKRIYRQAGLPWNLVDIAAIATPTGGKK; this is translated from the coding sequence GTGGGCTCGGATCGCTATCTGCTGCGGGCCGCTGACATTGCAGCGATGGAAGGGGTTCAAAAGACCCACTTCATCAATCCGGCGGCCAAACGCGTAAACAAGTCGCTGGGCGATGCAACCGGGCTGACCGGGTTGGGCATTCACCTGATAGAGGTGCAGCCCGGCGATGAAACCACCGCCTGCCACGTCCATTACCACGAGGATGAGGCCGTCTACGTGCTGTCGGGCACGGCCACGGCGCGGATCGGCGACGACACGCACGCCATCGGGCCGGGCGATTTCATCGGCTACCGTGCGGGCGGGCTGGCGCATACGATCGTCAACACCGGGGCCGAGGTGCTGCGCTGTCTGGTGATCGGACAGCGTTTGGCCCACGATGTCGCCGACTATGTGGATCTGGACAAACGGATCTATCGCCAGGCCGGTCTGCCCTGGAACCTCGTCGATATCGCCGCCATCGCCACCCCCACGGGCGGCAAGAAGTAG
- a CDS encoding beta-ketoacyl-ACP synthase III, whose amino-acid sequence MRRSIIRGVGHYLPERIVENSWFESFLETSDEWIKSRSGIERRHFAAEGQMTSDLATAAAQAALDDAGLQADDIDAIILATSTPDLTFPATATIVQQKLGMTRGFAFDVQAVCAGFVYALTNADGLILSGQAKRVLVIGAETFSRIMNWEDRTTCVLFGDGAGALVLEAGEGAGTSDDRGILATDLHSDGRYRDILQVSGGVSATQTTGHLMMAGKEVFRHAVEKLAASTIAVMDKGGVTAEQIDRVVPHQANIRIITRTAAKLNLPMDKVIVTVADHGNTSAASIPLAMSVAKASGQLREGDLTVTEAIGGGLAWGALLLRW is encoded by the coding sequence TTGAGACGATCCATCATCAGAGGCGTGGGCCATTACCTGCCCGAACGTATCGTGGAAAACTCCTGGTTCGAGAGCTTTCTCGAAACCTCGGACGAATGGATCAAGTCCCGCTCTGGTATCGAACGCCGCCATTTCGCGGCCGAAGGACAGATGACCTCGGACCTGGCCACCGCCGCCGCGCAGGCCGCGTTGGATGACGCGGGGCTGCAGGCCGATGACATCGACGCCATCATCCTCGCCACTTCGACCCCTGACCTGACGTTTCCGGCAACCGCCACCATCGTTCAGCAAAAGCTGGGGATGACGCGCGGGTTCGCCTTTGACGTGCAGGCGGTTTGCGCGGGTTTTGTCTATGCGCTGACCAATGCCGACGGGCTGATCCTGTCGGGCCAGGCCAAACGGGTCCTCGTGATCGGGGCGGAAACCTTCAGCCGAATCATGAACTGGGAAGACCGCACCACCTGCGTTCTGTTCGGCGACGGTGCCGGCGCGCTGGTGCTGGAGGCAGGCGAAGGCGCGGGCACGTCGGACGACCGGGGGATCCTGGCCACCGATCTGCATTCGGACGGCCGCTATCGCGACATTCTGCAAGTATCGGGCGGGGTATCCGCAACCCAGACCACGGGCCACCTGATGATGGCCGGCAAAGAGGTGTTCCGCCACGCGGTCGAGAAACTCGCCGCGTCGACCATCGCGGTGATGGACAAGGGGGGCGTGACGGCCGAGCAGATCGACCGCGTCGTGCCCCATCAGGCCAACATCCGCATCATCACCCGCACAGCGGCCAAGCTGAACCTGCCGATGGACAAGGTCATCGTCACGGTTGCCGATCACGGCAACACCTCGGCGGCATCGATTCCCCTGGCGATGTCCGTGGCCAAGGCCTCTGGACAGTTGCGCGAAGGTGATTTGACCGTGACAGAGGCGATCGGCGGCGGTTTGGCCTGGGGTGCGCTGCTGCTGCGCTGGTAG
- the msrB gene encoding peptide-methionine (R)-S-oxide reductase MsrB yields MDKVIKTDEEWRAQLGPEAFKVLRKHGTERAGTHEDFPKDPGTYMCKGCGAPLFDQSHKFDSGTGWPSFYQPVDGVEGAQVGESQDKSWFMTRTEVHCARCDGHLGHVFPDGPNPTGLRYCINGVALDFEPEE; encoded by the coding sequence ATGGACAAGGTCATCAAGACGGACGAGGAATGGCGCGCTCAGCTGGGGCCGGAGGCGTTCAAGGTCCTGCGCAAGCACGGCACCGAACGGGCCGGAACCCACGAGGATTTCCCCAAGGATCCCGGCACTTACATGTGCAAAGGCTGTGGCGCACCGCTATTTGACCAATCGCACAAGTTCGACAGCGGCACCGGTTGGCCCAGCTTTTATCAGCCGGTGGACGGGGTCGAGGGCGCGCAGGTCGGCGAAAGTCAGGACAAATCCTGGTTCATGACCCGCACAGAGGTGCATTGCGCGCGCTGCGACGGGCACCTGGGCCACGTCTTTCCGGACGGACCGAACCCCACCGGGTTGCGATACTGCATCAATGGCGTCGCGCTGGATTTCGAGCCGGAAGAATAG
- a CDS encoding DUF3445 domain-containing protein, which translates to MTAILQGRLPYTPWSDPALSRMPGMRPVEGHWAIVDDAYQPQLAEKARLLRARRDDVLCLLPEAEAAAEELRAGVLADLPPGFARTGAQILRPDGVRIDIDGPPLLVLSRLLQEDLLILTRGPREHVLSAGLLCFPASWTLSEKIGRPLTRIHRPVPDYDADIAHRVQRMFDRVQVGRPMWRANALAYARPDLNQPHGEADPRPASRPARFLRSERQTVLRLPRTGAVVFTVHTYVVRLQALTAEQRATCPLSLTA; encoded by the coding sequence ATGACCGCAATCCTTCAGGGACGGTTGCCCTACACGCCCTGGTCGGATCCCGCGCTGTCCCGCATGCCCGGAATGCGGCCGGTCGAGGGGCACTGGGCGATCGTGGACGACGCCTATCAGCCGCAGTTGGCGGAAAAGGCGCGATTGCTTCGGGCGCGCCGGGATGACGTGCTGTGCCTCTTGCCAGAGGCAGAGGCCGCGGCAGAAGAACTGCGCGCCGGTGTCCTGGCCGACCTGCCGCCGGGGTTTGCCAGAACTGGTGCACAGATCCTGCGTCCCGACGGGGTCCGTATCGATATCGACGGCCCGCCGCTGCTTGTTCTGTCGCGCCTCCTGCAGGAAGATCTCCTGATCCTGACGCGCGGCCCCAGGGAACACGTGCTGTCTGCCGGATTGCTCTGCTTTCCGGCGTCCTGGACGTTGTCGGAAAAGATTGGCCGCCCTCTCACGCGTATTCACCGCCCGGTGCCGGACTACGATGCCGATATCGCCCACAGGGTGCAGCGGATGTTCGACCGCGTGCAGGTCGGCCGCCCGATGTGGCGGGCCAATGCGCTGGCCTATGCGCGGCCCGACCTGAACCAGCCCCATGGCGAAGCCGATCCCCGCCCGGCCTCTAGGCCTGCGCGTTTTCTCCGGTCAGAGCGGCAGACGGTGCTGCGTCTGCCACGGACCGGCGCCGTCGTATTTACGGTGCACACCTATGTCGTCCGGCTGCAGGCCTTGACCGCCGAGCAACGCGCAACCTGCCCATTGTCGCTGACCGCGTAG
- the rpmF gene encoding 50S ribosomal protein L32 — MAVPQNKITPSRRNNRRSHDSLTPGNPAECPNCGELKRPHHVCGACGHYADREVVAADTVELDDDVA, encoded by the coding sequence ATGGCCGTTCCGCAGAACAAGATTACCCCGTCGCGCCGCAACAACCGTCGCTCGCACGACAGCCTGACGCCCGGCAACCCGGCCGAATGCCCCAACTGTGGCGAGCTCAAGCGCCCGCACCACGTTTGCGGTGCCTGTGGCCACTATGCCGATCGCGAAGTCGTCGCGGCGGACACCGTTGAACTGGACGACGACGTCGCCTGA
- a CDS encoding 2'-deoxycytidine 5'-triphosphate deaminase: MTYPTGVLASQQIEAMVATGAITAPDLVAGQVQPASLDLRLGDVAYRVRASFLPGAGRSLTDRLPEFEMHRIDLSDGAVLEKGAVYLVPLQERLSLPAGLSAVANAKSSTGRLDLLTRTVTDGGTEFDRIPTGYDGPLYAEICPRSFSVLVRPGMRLNQIRFRAGEAVLDDDALRALHDQSPLVDGVPVIDEGLGFSVDLEPGPGDLVGWRAKPHTGVIDLDRLGHYAPRDFWEAIRTDRRQIILDPGAFYILVSREAVTIPPTHAAEMAPYLAMVGEFRVHYAGFFDPGFGHGTPARGVLEVRCHEAPFVLEHGQVVGRLVYEAMSDVPAQLYGQGIASNYQGQGLKLSKHFATP; this comes from the coding sequence ATGACCTATCCGACAGGTGTTCTGGCCAGCCAGCAGATCGAGGCGATGGTCGCCACGGGGGCCATCACCGCCCCTGATCTGGTTGCCGGACAGGTGCAGCCAGCCTCGCTGGACCTGCGACTGGGGGATGTGGCGTATCGGGTCCGCGCCTCTTTCCTGCCGGGTGCCGGGCGCAGCCTGACCGATCGCCTGCCCGAGTTCGAGATGCACAGGATCGATCTGTCGGATGGGGCCGTTCTGGAAAAGGGGGCCGTCTATCTGGTGCCCTTGCAGGAACGTCTGTCCCTGCCTGCCGGGCTGTCGGCGGTGGCGAATGCGAAATCCTCGACCGGGCGGCTGGACCTGTTGACGCGGACGGTGACCGATGGCGGGACGGAGTTCGACCGCATCCCGACCGGCTACGACGGCCCGCTCTATGCAGAGATTTGCCCGCGCAGTTTTTCGGTTCTGGTCCGCCCGGGCATGCGGCTGAACCAGATCCGCTTCCGCGCCGGCGAGGCGGTGCTGGACGATGATGCGCTGCGCGCCCTGCATGACCAGTCGCCGCTGGTGGATGGGGTTCCGGTGATCGACGAAGGCCTGGGCTTTTCCGTCGATCTGGAACCGGGACCGGGGGACCTGGTGGGCTGGCGGGCCAAGCCGCATACCGGTGTGATCGACCTCGACCGCCTGGGCCACTATGCGCCCCGCGACTTCTGGGAAGCGATCCGCACCGACCGCCGACAGATCATCCTCGACCCCGGCGCGTTCTACATCCTCGTCAGTCGCGAAGCGGTCACCATCCCGCCGACCCATGCCGCCGAGATGGCCCCCTATCTGGCCATGGTCGGAGAGTTCCGGGTGCATTACGCGGGATTCTTCGACCCCGGTTTCGGCCACGGCACGCCCGCGCGCGGCGTGTTGGAGGTGCGCTGCCATGAGGCCCCCTTCGTTCTGGAACATGGGCAGGTCGTTGGGCGGCTGGTCTATGAGGCTATGTCGGACGTGCCCGCGCAGTTATACGGTCAGGGGATCGCGTCGAACTATCAAGGTCAGGGGCTGAAGCTGTCGAAGCACTTCGCCACCCCCTGA
- a CDS encoding DUF177 domain-containing protein, which translates to MKPVLSHPLRLADLRQRRATHVRLVPDAGQLEALADRLDVDILRKVRLEGDLTPGPGRDWTFSGHLGATVVQPCRVTTDPVTTRIEESVVRRYTPDFDVPPEEEVEMAEDENVEPLPDVLDMGDLLEESLILSIPPFPRVDGAEDVDLSAAPPGAEPLTDEAVKPFAGLAALKAKMDKGDD; encoded by the coding sequence ATGAAGCCTGTTCTGTCCCACCCGTTGCGCCTGGCCGACCTGCGGCAGCGGCGTGCCACTCATGTCCGGCTGGTGCCCGATGCCGGCCAGTTGGAGGCGCTGGCCGACCGGCTGGACGTCGATATCCTGCGCAAGGTCCGGCTGGAGGGGGACCTGACCCCCGGGCCGGGGCGCGACTGGACGTTTTCCGGGCATCTGGGGGCGACCGTCGTGCAGCCCTGCCGCGTCACGACGGACCCGGTCACCACCCGGATCGAAGAATCCGTCGTGCGCCGCTACACGCCCGATTTCGACGTCCCGCCCGAAGAGGAAGTCGAGATGGCCGAGGATGAGAACGTGGAGCCCCTGCCCGATGTGCTCGATATGGGGGATCTGCTGGAAGAATCCCTGATCCTGTCGATCCCACCGTTTCCCCGCGTGGACGGGGCCGAAGACGTCGATCTGAGCGCGGCACCCCCGGGCGCGGAGCCCCTGACAGACGAGGCCGTCAAACCCTTTGCGGGTCTGGCCGCATTGAAAGCGAAGATGGACAAGGGCGACGACTGA
- the plsX gene encoding phosphate acyltransferase PlsX, giving the protein MSDDGTTPTSSRAGASGVLSIDAMGGDHGPEAVVAGLARAVRKTPAMRFIVHGNKPVLEALIAKRRGLSDHCIVRHAEGIVQMDDKPSQVVRTGKDTSMWSAVEAVKSGEAEVCVSCGNTGALMAVSMIRLRKLPGVNRPAIAILWPSRNPSGFNVMLDVGADIRADPDDLLQYALMGMSYARNGLGLERPRVGLLNVGTEENKGRSELKDAHDLIEANADQNQYDFVGFVEGGDIPADTCDVIVTDGFTGNIALKTGEGTARFVRDMLAEAFGATILSKVSALLAMTSLKRLSKRIDPRRVNGGVFLGLNGTVVKSHGSADETGVAAAVGLAWNLSKSGFSERLKARVAAATRTLES; this is encoded by the coding sequence ATGTCTGACGACGGCACCACCCCGACCTCGTCCCGCGCGGGCGCAAGCGGCGTTCTGTCGATTGACGCCATGGGCGGCGATCATGGCCCCGAGGCCGTGGTCGCGGGTCTGGCCCGCGCCGTCCGAAAGACGCCTGCCATGCGCTTTATCGTGCACGGCAACAAACCCGTGCTTGAGGCGTTGATCGCCAAGCGCAGGGGCCTGTCCGATCATTGCATCGTCCGCCACGCCGAAGGCATCGTGCAGATGGATGACAAGCCGTCTCAGGTCGTGCGCACCGGCAAGGACACATCCATGTGGTCCGCCGTCGAGGCGGTCAAATCCGGCGAGGCCGAGGTCTGCGTCAGTTGTGGCAACACCGGCGCGTTGATGGCGGTGTCGATGATCCGCCTGCGCAAGCTGCCCGGCGTGAACCGCCCCGCGATTGCGATTCTCTGGCCGTCGCGCAATCCGTCCGGGTTCAACGTGATGCTGGACGTTGGCGCCGATATCCGCGCGGACCCCGACGATTTGTTGCAATATGCGCTGATGGGCATGTCCTATGCCCGCAATGGTCTGGGCCTTGAACGCCCGCGCGTCGGCCTGCTGAACGTCGGCACCGAAGAGAACAAGGGCCGCAGCGAGCTGAAAGACGCCCATGACCTGATCGAGGCCAATGCCGATCAGAACCAATACGATTTCGTGGGCTTCGTCGAAGGCGGTGATATTCCCGCCGACACCTGCGACGTGATCGTGACCGACGGCTTTACCGGAAACATCGCGTTGAAGACCGGCGAAGGCACGGCGCGTTTTGTCCGCGATATGCTGGCCGAGGCGTTCGGGGCCACGATCCTGTCCAAGGTGTCGGCCCTGCTGGCGATGACATCCCTGAAACGCCTGTCCAAACGGATCGACCCGCGCCGGGTCAACGGCGGCGTGTTTCTGGGGCTGAACGGAACGGTGGTGAAATCCCACGGCTCCGCCGACGAGACCGGCGTGGCCGCCGCCGTGGGCCTGGCCTGGAACCTTTCGAAATCCGGCTTTTCGGAGCGGTTGAAAGCCCGCGTCGCAGCCGCAACCCGCACCCTGGAGTCCTGA
- a CDS encoding outer membrane protein assembly factor BamE, whose translation MTTPRGPRPSRRFLRFAAAAFLSVGLTACAATFRDHGYVPSEADLQSLIVGVDTRDTVEASVGRPSATGVLRGDAWYFVQSRVRNFGWRAPQTIERELVAISFAPDGTVENIERFGLEDGKVVTLSRRITKTTIKEFGLIQQIVRNFGRINIGETLAADN comes from the coding sequence ATGACGACACCACGTGGACCGCGTCCAAGCCGCCGGTTTCTCCGTTTTGCAGCGGCCGCCTTTCTATCGGTCGGTCTGACGGCCTGTGCGGCCACCTTTCGCGATCATGGCTACGTCCCGTCCGAGGCGGACCTGCAATCGCTGATCGTCGGGGTGGACACGCGCGACACGGTCGAGGCCTCGGTCGGACGCCCGTCTGCCACCGGTGTGCTGCGCGGCGATGCCTGGTATTTTGTCCAGTCCCGCGTGCGGAACTTCGGCTGGCGCGCCCCGCAGACCATCGAGAGGGAACTGGTCGCCATTTCCTTTGCCCCCGATGGCACGGTCGAAAACATCGAACGGTTCGGGTTGGAGGATGGCAAGGTCGTGACCCTGTCTCGGCGCATCACCAAGACGACGATCAAGGAATTCGGCCTGATCCAGCAGATTGTCCGCAACTTTGGCCGCATCAACATCGGCGAAACCCTCGCCGCGGACAATTGA
- the ihfA gene encoding integration host factor subunit alpha, which translates to MAGKTLTRMDLSEAVFREVGLSRNESATLVASVLQHVSDALVAGEQVKVSSFGTFSTRDKSARVGRNPKTGEEAPIPPRRVLTFRPSHLMKDRVAAGNKKG; encoded by the coding sequence ATGGCAGGAAAGACCCTGACCCGAATGGACCTCAGCGAAGCCGTTTTTCGCGAAGTCGGCCTGAGCCGAAACGAAAGCGCCACGCTTGTCGCCTCGGTTTTGCAGCACGTCTCGGACGCGCTGGTCGCCGGCGAACAGGTCAAGGTGTCCAGCTTCGGCACCTTTTCCACACGCGACAAATCTGCCCGCGTGGGCCGCAACCCCAAGACCGGCGAAGAGGCCCCGATCCCGCCCCGCCGGGTTCTGACCTTCCGCCCTTCGCACCTGATGAAGGACCGTGTGGCGGCGGGCAACAAGAAGGGCTGA
- a CDS encoding ABC-F family ATP-binding cassette domain-containing protein, with translation MARAPLLQLSDISLTFGGNPVFADLSLVVQPGDRVALVGRNGSGKSTLMKVMAGLVEADTGSRVLSPGTSVGYMEQDPDISGFATLGDYALSGLDPSEAWRVDAVAEGLKLPLEATPEKASGGERRRAALAKLLAEAPELMLLDEPTNHLDIEAIAWLERELKETRAAFVLISHDRAFLTALTRATLWVDRGNVRRQEKGFEAFEAWRDKTWDEEDTARHKLDRKIKAEARWAVEGISARRKRNQGRVRALGELRAERSAQIRRAGTAALELDAGQSSGKKVIEAEGLSKTYGDKLILRDFDLRVLRGDRVAFVGPNGVGKTTVLKMLLGEVEPDAGTVRLGTNLEVAVFDQTRDKLDGDKTLWDNLTLDPSLGVSGNSDQVMVRGTPRHVAGYLKDFLFDDKQLKAPVRSLSGGEKARLLLARIMALPSNLLVLDEPTNDLDIETLDLLQDVLGDYDGTVLLVSHDRDFLDRVATQTIAMEGDGRAQVYPGGWSDYQVQRRPVTTEIKTEKKKSKPVEVPKEQASSSKLSYTERHRLDALPAEMERLSAEIAKLEELLSDAELFTREPVKFQKATEALTQRHEKLAAAEEEWLELEEKADG, from the coding sequence ATGGCACGCGCACCCCTTCTCCAACTCTCCGATATCTCGCTGACCTTCGGCGGGAATCCTGTTTTCGCCGACCTCTCGTTGGTCGTGCAGCCCGGTGACCGGGTGGCCCTGGTCGGGCGCAACGGATCGGGCAAATCCACCCTGATGAAGGTCATGGCCGGATTGGTCGAGGCCGACACCGGCAGCCGTGTGCTGTCGCCCGGCACCTCAGTCGGATATATGGAACAAGACCCTGATATTTCAGGGTTCGCCACGCTGGGGGACTATGCGTTGTCCGGTCTGGACCCGTCAGAAGCCTGGCGCGTGGATGCCGTGGCCGAGGGGCTGAAGCTGCCGTTGGAGGCGACGCCGGAGAAAGCATCTGGCGGAGAGCGGCGGCGCGCGGCGCTGGCCAAACTGCTGGCCGAGGCGCCCGAGCTGATGCTGCTGGACGAGCCGACGAACCATCTGGATATCGAGGCCATCGCCTGGCTGGAGCGGGAGTTGAAGGAAACGCGCGCGGCCTTTGTCCTGATCTCGCACGACCGCGCGTTCCTGACGGCGCTGACCCGCGCAACCCTTTGGGTTGACAGGGGAAATGTCCGCCGGCAGGAAAAAGGCTTCGAGGCTTTCGAAGCCTGGCGCGACAAGACCTGGGACGAGGAAGACACCGCCCGGCACAAGCTGGACCGCAAGATCAAGGCCGAAGCCCGTTGGGCGGTCGAGGGTATTTCTGCCCGGCGCAAACGCAACCAAGGCCGCGTGCGCGCCCTGGGAGAGTTGCGCGCCGAACGCTCTGCCCAGATCCGCCGCGCCGGGACCGCCGCGCTGGAACTGGATGCAGGCCAGTCCAGCGGCAAGAAGGTGATCGAAGCCGAAGGTCTTTCAAAGACTTACGGGGATAAGTTGATCCTTCGCGATTTTGATTTGCGGGTGCTGCGCGGGGATCGCGTGGCCTTTGTAGGACCCAATGGCGTGGGCAAGACGACGGTGCTCAAGATGCTGCTGGGCGAGGTTGAGCCGGATGCCGGAACGGTCAGGTTGGGCACCAATCTGGAGGTCGCCGTCTTTGATCAGACGCGGGACAAGCTGGACGGGGACAAGACGCTTTGGGATAATCTGACGTTGGATCCCAGCCTGGGCGTTTCGGGCAATTCCGATCAGGTCATGGTGCGTGGCACGCCCCGGCACGTGGCTGGCTATCTCAAGGATTTCCTGTTTGATGACAAACAGTTGAAGGCTCCGGTACGATCTCTGTCCGGTGGTGAAAAGGCACGGTTGCTGCTGGCGCGGATCATGGCGCTGCCGTCCAACCTGCTGGTGCTGGACGAACCGACGAACGATCTGGACATCGAGACGCTCGACCTGTTGCAGGACGTGTTGGGCGACTATGATGGCACCGTTCTGCTGGTCAGTCACGACAGGGATTTCCTGGACCGCGTCGCCACCCAGACCATCGCGATGGAAGGGGACGGCAGGGCGCAGGTCTATCCGGGCGGTTGGTCGGATTATCAGGTTCAACGTCGCCCCGTAACCACCGAGATAAAAACGGAAAAGAAGAAATCAAAACCCGTCGAGGTCCCCAAGGAACAGGCCAGTTCCAGCAAGCTGAGCTATACGGAACGTCACCGGCTTGATGCTTTGCCCGCCGAGATGGAGCGGCTGTCGGCCGAGATCGCGAAATTGGAAGAGCTGCTTTCGGATGCGGAGTTGTTCACGCGCGAACCGGTCAAATTCCAGAAAGCGACCGAGGCGCTGACCCAGCGGCACGAAAAGCTGGCTGCCGCGGAAGAGGAATGGCTGGAGCTGGAAGAGAAGGCCGACGGCTGA